From Nomascus leucogenys isolate Asia chromosome 15, Asia_NLE_v1, whole genome shotgun sequence, a single genomic window includes:
- the LOC100599550 gene encoding 40S ribosomal protein S11, with protein MADIQTERAYQKQPTIFQNKKRVLLGETGKEKLPRYYKNIGLGFKTPKEAIEGTYIDKKCPFTGNVSIRGRILSGVVTKMKMQRTTVIRRDYLHYIRKYNRFEKRHKNMSVHLSPCFRDVQIGDIVTVGECRPLSKTVRFNVLKVTKAAGTKKQFQKF; from the coding sequence ATGGCGGACATTCAGACTGAGCGTGCCTACCAAAAGCAGCCGACCATCTTTCAAAACAAGAAGAGGGTCCTGCTGGGAGAAACTGGCAAGGAGAAGCTCCCGCGGTACTACAAGAACATCGGTCTGGGCTTCAAGACACCCAAGGAGGCTATTGAGGGCACCTACATTGACAAAAAATGCCCTTTCACTGGTAATGTGTCCATTCGAGGGCGGATCCTCTCTGGCGTGGTGACCAAGATGAAGATGCAGAGGACCACTGTCATCCGCCGAGACTATCTGCACTACATCCGCAAGTACAACCGCTTCGAGAAGCGCCACAAGAACATGTCTGTACACTTGTCCCCCTGCTTCAGGGACGTCCAGATTGGTGACATCGTCACAGTGGGTGAGTGCCGGCCTCTGAGCAAGACAGTGCGCTTCAACGTGCTCAAAGTCACCAAGGCTGCCGGCACCAAGAAGCAGTTCCAGAAGTTCTGA